One Denticeps clupeoides chromosome 10, fDenClu1.1, whole genome shotgun sequence genomic window carries:
- the sike1 gene encoding suppressor of IKBKE 1, which produces MTCTLEKVLTDARTLLERLKDHDAAAEGLIEQSGTLSQRIHGMKEVGNALPDKYMKESTELQELSRYKPHVLLTQENTQIKELQQENKDLWLSLEEHQYALELIMGRYRKQMLQLMMGKKEMDTKPVLSLHEDHAKEVQSQLERICEMGQVMRRAVQVDDQHYCSVQERLAQLQIENKELRDLMSISRSSVKPLREEAAHPDSEPEPEPSTH; this is translated from the exons ATGACTTGCACGCTGGAGAAGGTGCTCACCGACGCCCGGACTCTGCTGGAGCGCCTGAAAGACCACGACGCGGCGGCGGAGGGTCTAATCGAGCAGTCGGGGACGCTCAGCCAGAGGATCCACGGCATGAAGGAGGTGGGGAACGCGCTTCCTGACAAG TATATGAAGGAGAGCACGGAGCTGCAGGAGCTGTCCAGGTACAAGCCGCACGTGCTGTTGACCCAGGAGAACACCCAGATCAAGGAGCTCCAGCAGGAGAACAAGG ACCTGTGGCTGTCTCTAGAGGAGCATCAGTACGCTCTTGAGCTGATCATGGGCCGCTATCGCAAACAGATGCTGCAGCTAATGATGGGGAAGAAAGAGATGGATACGAAGCCTGTGCTTAGTCTTCATGAAGATCACGCCAAG GAAGTCCAAAGCCAGCTGGAGAGGATATGTGAGATGGGTCAGGTGATGCGCAGGGCAGTTCAGGTGGACGACCAGCACTACTGCTCTGTGCAGGAGAGGCTGGCTCAGCTTCAG ATAGAAAACAAGGAGTTACGAGATCTCATGTCCATCAGTAGAAGTTCTGTAAAGCCATTGAGAGAAGAGGCAGCACATCCAGACTCAGAGCCAGAACCTGAACCCTCAACCCACTAG
- the LOC114797758 gene encoding death-inducer obliterator 1 — protein sequence MRGNVSSVPPRHGCRCPAPRGPRAPPPPATRKSRRNASLPRVRERKSKNPDVNMEGSDTKPEMTKTWGFRRSTIARREFMEEVGELSQEMLPTRRTLRQPKGRNRAKGRQATPPPPGLPPKRAVKVSKCGPEKVQSCTDPWQTSDEADNIADSNTDEMRNVPVTKQSSTEEKQSSRTDPVSEGAVSAEDSDELTLKELSEQLKKRQQEGKKRLSGLEGCEKANELKNNNEDTGETTGREEEAAGSVNKQAAVKPQAKTVSLQLISKAIRDFMPAKRDQKTATGRMSARRIEDTEEEETTCDESSGKYDSEGCDPDALYCICRQKHNKRFMICCDRCQEWFHGDCVGITEKRGRMMEKNGEDYVCPNCSPCASPAPPQTQPTNSALLPSTSPSEEKHGEDKSIKGKIRKASGFGQKRKMKIIEAATTAVTTAVEVEESSLPKCIGPGCSNDALQDSVYCGHQCILQHAAQAMRSLTDAKQPKPAVKAQAKLATHSAPKGQKRCLPGTLSQNRATESPLEGHTEDEEAGDMQAVQLQSDHNHEGVRAQQTAFDSSVFYKPTTKDKHHTESNTNTDAQDTSATFLGKSLSRKRQSPPLPANRKPDSGLLPAKSKKSELCSSHSDSTALRHNTAGALEANRIYSSVPAKPPVTITSPSPSTSTPATVGRFPQGPQAPLVPSRAQQPQVNSQIRQNIRRSLTDILCQRVEASDDLEMSQSDIGKLAVNIETELYNMFLSTDSKYKNKYRSLMFNLKDPKNKVLFYKVIKGEITPFKLTRLSQQELQARDTVMQKISESPVVLETPRESPLKAMGSNSVAQEECTPISKKEIKNSLEESKKKQPPPSVSNSVPDVISCMLKDTTSEHKTHLFDLKCRICTGQISADEEDPEVKRPRNEDDKLEPETYSTGDNVDQSLVINTPVSNLAIMESPASPIAEDCQNSAMESPDFAPIVIPSISTVSSGRQDPRTTGYRPLVRPKDTPAVIPSTPTISVLGEPVSQGKKEVPSPAPAAPPTIPKSILMNPSRSSATSFYSSSVASSRPSRPHLDNDTSHFLARQETIWKGFLNMQTVAKFVTKGYLVSGTSEYLKDDIPDTIHIGGRILPQTVWEYVERLKTSPLKDLCLIRFHAATDEEEVAYVSLFSYFNSRRRFGVVSNSCNHIKDFYLIPLSAQESVPSILLPLEGPGLEENRPNLLLGLAICQKPKRPGAFLQEVDEKRPKIQVIPDPHNDGLPASPVVAEVIVNQNKSHFYDPEIRISKTPPGSPQSIRSSSSSSSDSPSNLTGILSIIKPGAPVNNTSGNSAHLSATTNTTTPLQTILKTLFGKAKSDSDNTKDTTEHKYPTDNVALTTSAPAIDPIVQQYTQLGRQKQDTDVLKHPTEHNSSTVLTTSTQMVDPIVQQYQQNPKNVLTATTDIINDERPYDPEEEYEPDNCMVFRQPATSIDREHEEDDRPYDPEEYDPATGYYSGKSVSPSQTVEATLELVASREVAYDPEDDTFFEEMQSDLGNEVKSIEKESDAGESTTLSQQQKMLEELNKQIEEQKRQLAEQEEMLRLQRVAVGVSMAHFSVSDALMSPPGKSFVAHCNTQFSMESEMQMDTPMINQSRDPRQRRDSNNQILDTPSFQDSKPPHMSEPPHKSPQTDVLSPEDSLKDQEKKSSHEEMNFSEPTQETGSDNMQLKEDLRSRRNLKSSGRNECPKLLNQHHKVGHHSHYASEKVLVLRQASRASAERESVLSRRQQDSSEDMEGIHSEQMSQRMPGNVRREEHEEFQHVSRKRWRGEQPNIKNPREFIPDPGIGPNFLHTADQKGPPAHNQFEHLGSVGNVIQREPSKQEYLHAPRGPPHHFHRPFSSSQCDDPPFYHTSAEGPASYVCRPPRGHFASRGPRPHIEGPRGPSPQQFQRPRGAGPRMALLETPRGLRDNSEFVNQGCFNEGGENRGVCFGQSNTSVPPRTPLPHNQRFSSSQYRGSLQTHRGGIHMPINNQGHSPGHLADNETLTNAWFENPNAPSIVRPFRRGGSLLPTPMERPIGMFSPRMQHPLVNPGDSWQQQNSPARRCSYIREDPEFQDTYNYDEQNEEYHREFHESPHLQGEQHRDVSEYRREEDGGHGRHRGQKQNWDRGPMMEREVGHSKGRSSRRTEGDLRRGMVRDRGIARNPDKRDSERERTRNEDWHRNLNRDAERNDLAKNPAARPRNRVGVHRRHQERNRKRDRRRYRERDQRQKAERGKDLRRATESGELIDSKPQSSKQE from the exons ATGCGTGGAAACGTGAGCTCGGTGCCTCCGCGCCACGGGTGTCGCTGTCCCGCCCCGCGCGGCCCGagagcccccccacccccggccACACGCAAGTCCAGACGGAACGCGTCTCTTCCGCGTGTACGGGAGCGCAAGAGTAAAA ATCCAGATGTGAATATGGAGGGAAGTGACACAAAgcctgaaatgacaaaaacatggGGCTTTCGAAGGTCCACCATAGCCAGGCGAGAGTTTATGGAGGAAGTTGGTGAACTGAGCCAAGAAATGCTGCCAACCCGTCGTACCCTTCGCCAGCCCAAGGGTAGGAACCGAGCCAAGGGTCGAcaggccacaccccctcctCCAGGCCTCCCTCCTAAGAGGGCTGTGAAGGTCAGTAAGTGTGGCCCAGAGAAAGTTCAGAGCTGCACTGACCCCTGGCAAACATCAGACGAGGCAGACAATATCGCAGATTCAAACACCGATGAGATGAGGAATGTCCCGGTAACCAAGCAGTCCAGTACAGAGGAAAAGCAGTCATCCAGAACTGATCCTGTCAGTGAGGGGGCAGTTTCAGCAGAGGACAGTGATGAACTGACCCTGAAGGAACTCTCTGAGCAGTTAAAGAAACGGCAGCAAGAGGGAAAGAAGAGACTGTCTGGTCTAGAAGGCTGCGAGAAGGCAAACGAgctaaaaaacaataatgaagATACTGGAGAGACCacagggagagaagaggaggcTGCTGGCTCTGTAAATAAGCAAGCAGCTGTAAAGCCTCAGGCTAAGACTGTGTCCTTGCAGCTTATTAGCAAAGCCATTAGAGATTTCATGCCAGCAAAGAGAGACCAGAAAACTGCCACAGGTAGAATGTCTGCTCGAAGAATTGAagacacagaggaagaggagacaacATGTGACGAGTCATCAGGAAAATATGACAGCGAGGGATGTGACCCTGACGCCTTGTACTGCATTTGTCGACAGAAGCATAATAAAAG GTTCATGATCTGCTGCGACCGTTGCCAGGAGTGGTTCCATGGCGATTGTGTCGGCATCACAGAGAAGCGTGGCCGTATGATGGAGAAGAACGGTGAGGACTATGTCTGCCCAAATTGCAGCCCTTGCGCAAGTCCAGCACCTCCCCAAACCCAGCCAACGAACTCGGCCCTCCTCCCGAGCACCTCACCGAGTGAGGAGAAACATGGAGAAGACAAGAGTATCAAGGGGAAGATTAGAAAGGCTAGCGGCTTCGGTCAGAAGAggaaaatgaagataattgAAGCG GCAACAACAGCAGTGACCACTGCagtggaggtagaggaaagCTCTCTCCCAAAATGCATTGGGCCAGGCTGCAGCAACGACGCACTGCAGGACTCTGTCTACTGTGGCCATCAGTGCATCCTGCAGCATGCTGCACAGGCAATGAGGTCTCTCACTGATGCCAAGCAACCCAAGCCAGCAGTAAAAGCACAGGCTAAGCTAGCCACTCACTCTGCACCCAAG GGGCAGAAGAGGTGTCTTCCAGGGACTTTGTCCCAGAACAGGGCAACTGAGTCACCGCTGGAGGGGCACACTGAGGATGAGGAGGCTGGTGATATGCAGGCAGTTCAGCTGCAAAGCGACCATAATCACGAGGGAGTGAGGGCACAGCAAACTGCCTTTGATTCATCAGTATTTTACAAGCCTA caacaAAGGACAAACACCATACAGAGAGTAACACTAACACAGATGCCCAGGACACATCAGCAACATTTTTAGGCAAATCTCTGTCCAGAAAGAGGCAATCTCCACCTTTACCTGCTAACAGGAAGCCAGACTCGGGTCTCCTTCCTGCCAAATCCAAGAAGTCAGAACTCTGTTCTTCACACTCAGACTCCACTGCTTTGAGGCACAACACAGCTGGTGCCCTAGAAGCCAACAGGATCTACTCCTCGGTTCCTGCCAAGCCGCCAGTCACCATCACTTCACCCTCACCTTCAACTTCCACTCCGGCAACAGTGGGCAGATTTCCCCAAGGGCCTCAGGCTCCACTTGTCCCATCCCGAGCCCAGCAGCCCCAGGTTAACAGCCAGATCAGGCAAAATATCCGCCGTTCACTTACTGATATCCTCTGCCAAAG GGTGGAGGCCAGTGATGATTTGGAAATGTCACAAAGCGATATTGGAAAACTGGCCGTGAACATTGAGACAGAGCTGTACAACATGTTCCTTTCTACCGACAGCAAGTACAAGAACAAGTACAGATCGCTAATGTTTAACCTTAAAGACCCCAAAAACAAG GTCCTCTTCTACAAGGTGATAAAAGGGGAGATCACTCCATTCAAGCTGACCCGGCTGAGTCAGCAAGAACTGCAGGCAAGGGACACAGTGATGCAGAAGATCAGCGAATCTCCTGTG GTTTTGGAAACCCCTCGAGAATCACCTTTGAAAGCAATGGGCTCAAATAGTGTGGCTCAAGAGGAGTGTACCCCTATATCTAAAAAGGAG aTCAAAAATAGCCTAGAAGAATCCAAGAAGAAGCAGCCTCCACCAAGTGTGAGCAACTCTGTTCCAGATGTCATCAGTTGCATGCTGAAAGACACTACATCTGAACATAAAACACATCTTTTTGACCTCAAGTGCAGGATATGTACAG GACAAATTTCAGCTGATGAAGAGGATCCTGAGGTTAAGAGGCCTAGAAACGAAGATGACAAACTTGAGCCAGAGACTTATAGTACTGGTGATAATGTGGATCAAAGCCTTGTTATAAACACACCAGTGAGCAACTTGGCCATCATGGAATCCCCTGCTTCCCCTATTGCAGAGGACTGTCAGAACTCTGCAATGGAGTCACCTGACTTTGCCCCTATTGTAATCCCATCCATATCCACTGTGTCCAGTGGGAGGCAGGACCCACGAACCACTGGCTATCGTCCTTTAGTAAGACCTAAAGATACCCCTGCTGTGATACCATCTACACCAACAATATCTGTTCTTGGTGAACCAGTCagtcagggaaaaaaagaagtccCATCACCCGCTCCAGCAGCTCCGCCAACTATTCCAAAATCTATCCTCATGAATCCTTCAAGATCATCTGCCACCAGTTTTTACAGCTCTTCTGTTGCATCTTCAAG ACCTTCTCGACCTCATTTGGACAATGACACCAGCCATTTCCTGGCCCGGCAGGAGACCATATGGAAAGGATTCCTCAACATGCAGACAGTCGCTAAATTTGTGACAAAGGGATACCTGGTCTCAGGGACCTCAGAGTATCTGAAAGAT GACATACCAGATACCATCCACATTGGAGGTCGGATTTTGCCACAGACAGTGTGGGAGTATGTGGAAAGACTAAAGACATCACCTTTAAAG GATTTGTGCTTGATCCGTTTTCACGCAGCCACTGATGAAGAGGAAGTGGCATATGTGTCACTTTTCTCTTACTTCAACAGTCGCAGGCGGTTTGGTGTGGTTTCAAACAGTTGTAATCACATCAAAGACTTCTACCTCATTCCTCTTTCTGCACAAGAGTCCGTTCCCTCGATTTTACTGCCACTTGAAGGGCCAG GCCTCGAAGAGAACCGTCCTAATCTTTTGCTTGGACTGGCTATATGTCAGAAACCAAAGCGTCCAGGAGCCTTTCTACAAGAGGTTGATGAAAAGAGACCAAAAATACAGGTTATCCCGGATCCACATAATGATGGTCTCCCCGCTTCTCCAGTAGTCGCTGAAGTTATTGTTAACCAGAACAAAAGTCATTTTTATGATCCAGAGATCCGCATCAGCAAAACACCTCCTGGATCTCCACAATCCATTCGTTCATCTAGCTCATCTTCATCAGACTCCCCATCGAATCTAACTGGTATTTTGTCCATTATCAAACCTGGTGCACCCGTAAACAACACATCTGGCAATAGTGCTCATTTATCTGccaccacaaacaccaccacTCCTCTTCAAACCATTCTAAAAACATTGTTTGGTAAGGCGAAGTCTGATTCAGACAACACGAAGGACACAACTGAACACAAATACCCCACAGACAATGTAGCATTGACCACCTCTGCCCCCGCTATTGATCCTATTGTCCAACAATACACACAGCTTGGTAGGCAGAAGCAAGACACTGATGTCTTGAAACACCCAACTGAGCACAACTCCTCCACAGTCCTCACCACATCTACCCAAATGGTTGATCCTATTGTCCAACAGTACCAGCAGAATCCTAAGAATGTTCTCACAGCAACGACGGATATAATCAATGACGAAAGACCATATGACCCAGAAGAGGAATATGAGCCAGATAACTGTATGGTGTTCCGGCAACCAGCTACTAGCATAGACAGGGAGCATGAAGAGGATGACAGGCCGTATGATCCAGAAGAATATGATCCAGCAACAGGATATTACAGTGGGAAATCTGTGAGCCCATCACAAACAGTTGAGGCTACTTTGGAATTGGTCGCCTCCAGAGAGGTTGCGTATGATCCAGAGGATGATACTTTTTTTGAGGAAATGCAGTCTGATTTAGGCAATGAAGTGAAGTCCATAGAAAAAGAGAGCGATGCTGGCGAGTCAACCACTTTATCACAGCAACAGAAAATGTTGGAGgaattaaataaacagattgAAGAGCAGAAGCGTCAGCTGGCAGAGCAAGAGGAAATGCTGCGTCTGCAAAGAGTGGCCGTAGGTGTGTCCATGGCCCACTTCTCTGTATCAGATGCTTTAATGTCGCCACCGGGGAAATCATTTGTGGCTCACTGTAATACACAGTTTAGCATGGAATCAGAAATGCAAATGGACACACCAATGATTAATCAAAGCAGGGACCCACGACAAAGGAGAGACAGCAATAACCAgattttggacacaccatctttTCAAGACTCTAAACCGCCACATATGTCAGAACCACCTCATAAATCTCCACAAACTGATGTATTGTCTCCTGAGGACTCTCTAAAAGATCAAGAGAAAAAGTCTTCTCATGAGGAAATGAATTTCAGTGAGCCAACTCAGGAAACAGGGAGTGACAATATGCAATTGAAAGAAGATTTGAGAAGTAGGCGTAATTTAAAGAGCTCAGGAAGAAATGAATGTCCAAAACTGCTAAATCAGCATCATAAGGTTGGTCATCATTCACATTATGCTAGTGAGAAGGTCCTTGTGCTTAGACAGGCCAGCAGAGCAAGTGCTGAACGTGAATCTGTGCTGTCTAGGAGGCAGCAAGATTCAAGTGAGGACATGGAAGGGATTCACTCAGAACAAATGTCCCAGAGAATGCCCGGTAATGTTAGACGGGAAGAACATGAAGAATTCCAGCATGTATCTAGGAAACGTTGGAGAGGCGAGCAACCAAACATCAAAAACCCTCGAGAATTCATCCCTGATCCAGGTATTGGTCCTAACTTTCTTCATACTGCGGATCAGAAAGGACCTCCGGCCCACAATCAGTTTGAGCATTTGGGTTCTGTTGGTAATGTGATTCAAAGGGAACCTTCCAAACAAGAGTATCTTCATGCTCCTAGAGGTCCACCACATCATTTTCATAGACCATTCAGTTCAAGCCAGTGTGATGATCCACCATTTTACCATACCTCAGCAGAAGGTCCGGCGTCTTATGTGTGCCGGCCACCTCGTGGCCATTTTGCAAGCCGAGGCCCTAGGCCACACATTGAAGGCCCACGAGGGCCTTCTCCTCAGCAGTTTCAGAGGCCTAGAGGTGCTGGACCTAGAATGGCTCTATTAGAGACTCCAAGGGGGCTGAGGGATAATAGTGAGTTTGTGAATCAAGGTTGCTTTAATGAAGGTGGTGAAAACAGGGGTGTTTGCTTTGGACAATCAAACACATCTGTGCCCCCGAGGACACCTCTGCCCCACAATCAGAgattttcttcttctcagtACAGGGGATCTTTGCAAACCCATAGGGGTGGCATCCACATGCCAATAAATAATCAAGGTCATTCTCCAGGTCATTTAGCAGACAACGAAACTCTAACCAATGCGTGGTTTGAGAACCCAAATGCTCCATCAATTGTACGACCCTTTCGGCGTGGTGGTTCATTACTGCCAACTCCTATGGAGAGGCCCATTGGAATGTTCAGCCCGAGAATGCAACATCCCCTTGTAAACCCAGGCGATAGCTGGCAACAGCAGAACTCACCTGCCAGAAGGTGCAGTTACATAAGGGAGGATCCTGAATTCCAAGACACTTATAATTATGATGAGCAAAATGAAGAGTATCACAGAGAATTCCACGAATCTCCTCATCTGCAAGGGGAACAACACCGGGATGTGTCTGAATACAGGCGAGAGGAAGACGGTGGCCATGGAAGACACAGAGGCCAGAAACAAAACTGGGACAGGGGCCCTATGATGGAGCGAGAGGTCGGTCACAGCAAAGGAAGAAGCAGCAGAAGGACTGAAGGTGACCTCAGGAGAGGAATGGTGCGAGATAGAGGCATAGCTAGAAATCCAGACAAAAGGGATTCTGAAAGAGAAAGAACGAGAAATGAGGACTGGCATCGAAACCTTAACAGAGATGCTGAACGAAACGACTTGGCTAAAAATCCTGCAGCTCGACCAAGAAACAGAGTCGGTGTCCACAGAAGGCATCAAGAACGCAATCGAAAGAGGGACAGAAGAAGGTACAGAGAACGTGATCAAAGACAAAAAGCAGAGAGGGGAAAAGACCTTCGACGAGCCACAGAATCGGGAGAATTAATAGACAGCAAACCTCAGAGCAGTAAACAGgagtaa